The following proteins are co-located in the Peromyscus maniculatus bairdii isolate BWxNUB_F1_BW_parent chromosome 23, HU_Pman_BW_mat_3.1, whole genome shotgun sequence genome:
- the Pms2 gene encoding mismatch repair endonuclease PMS2 isoform X1 — protein sequence MSVHENSGANSPAAPEAGGVLSPWSKPRARELAKAIRPIDGKSVHQICSGQVVLSLSTAVKELIENSVDAGATSIDIRLKDYGVDLIEVSDNGCGVEEENFEGLALKHHTSKIQEFADLTQVETFGFRGEALSSLCALSDVTISTCHVSASIGTRLVLDHNGKITQKTPYPRPKGTTVSVQHLFYTLPVRHKEFQRNIKKEYAKMVQVLQAYCVISTGIRVSCTNQLGQGKRQPVVGTSGSSSMKENIGSVFGQKQLQSLIPFVQLPPSDSVCEEYGLSPSKTPHNLFHISGFISHCTHGTGRSSTDRQFFFINQRPCDPAKVSKLVNEVYHMYNRHQYPCVVLNISVDSECVDINVTPDKRQILLQEEKLLLAILKTSLIGMFDSDANKLNVNQQSLLDIEGNLVKMHTEEIEKPVSGKQDNSLKITADEKRVASISRLREAFSLHPTTETKSWGPVTPELRQNYPHQKRGVPSSCPSNLISYRGLCGSQDKVVSPKESPGDCMDRVKIEKDSGLSSTSASSEEGFSTPEVASSVSSDFTASSPEDRSSQETMDCGEQLLGMDCHLSGTGHHLKQEDSKYKCTALPPPTPHSSSNAKRVKTEERPSNTDIPPRLLDTQNTSAAQVDVAVKINKKIVLLNFSMSSLAKRMKQLQHQKQQNESEQSYRKFRAKICPGENQAAEDELRKEISKSMFAEMEILGQFNLGFIITKLKEDLFLVDQHAADEKYNFEMLQQHTVLQVQRLITPQTLNLTAVNEAVLIENLEIFRKNGFDFVIDEDAPVTERAKLISLPTSKNWTFGPQDIDELIFMLSDSPGVMCRPSRVRQMFASRACRKSVMIGTALNTKEMKKLITHMGEMDHPWNCPHGRPTMRHIANLDVISQK from the exons ATGAGCGTGCACGAGAACAGCGGCGCGAACTCTCCCGCAGCTCCTGAGGCTGGAGGAGTGCTAAGTCCATGGAGCAAACCGAGGGCGCGAG AACTTGCTAAGGCCATCAGGCCTATTGATGGGAAGTCAGTCCATCAAATTTGTTCTGGGCAGGTGGTACTCAGTTTAAGCACTGCTGTGAAGGAGCTGATAGAAAACAGTGTGGATGCTGGTGCTACCAGTATTG aTATAAGGCTTAAAGACTATGGGGTGGACCTCATTGAAGTTTCAGACAATGGATGTGgggtagaagaagaaaactttgAAGGTCTAG CTCTGAAACATCACACTTCTAAGATACAAGAGTTTGCCGACCTGACTCAGGTTGAAACTTTTGGCTTTCGGGGGGAAGCTCTGAGCTCACTGTGTGCACTGAG TGATGTCACTATATCTACCTGCCATGTGTCTGCAAGCATTGGGACTCGACTGGTGTTAGATCACAATGGGAAAATCACCCAGAAAACTCCCTACCCACGACCCAAAGGAACAACAGTCAGCGTGCAGCACTTGTTTTATACACTACCTGTGCGTCACAAAGAATTTCAAAGGAATATTAAAAAG GAGTATGCCAAGATGGTCCAGGTCTTACAGGCATACTGTGTCATTTCAACAGGCATCCGTGTAAGTTGCACTAATCAGCTTGGACAAGGAAAACGACAACCTGTGGTGGGCACAAGCGGAAGCTCCAGCATGAAGGAAAATATCGGCTCTGTGTTTGGACAGAAGCAG TTGCAAAGCCTCATTCCTTTTGTTCAGCTGCCCCCTAGTGACTCTGTTTGTGAAGAGTATGGCCTGAGCCCTTCTAAGACTCCACATAATCTTTTCCA CATTTCAGGCTTCATTTCACACTGTACACATGGAACTGGAAGGAGCTCCACAGACAGACAGTTTTTCTTCATCAATCAGCGTCCTTGTGACCCTGCAAAG GTCTCTAAACTTGTAAATGAGGTTTATCACATGTATAATCGACATCAGTATCCATGTGTTGTTCTTAACATTTCCGTTGATTCAG AATGTGTTGATATTAATGTGACTCCAGATAAAAGGCAAATTTTACTACAGGAGGAGAAGCTTTTGCTGGCAATTTTAAAGACCTCCTTGATAGGAATGTTCGACAGCGATGCAAACAAGCTTAATGTCAACCAGCAGTCACTGCTGGACATTGAAG GTAACTTAGTAAAGATGCacacagaagaaatagaaaagccTGTGTCAGGAAAGCAAGATAATTCATTGAAGATCACAGCAGATGAGAAAAGGGTAGCATCCATTTCCAGGCTGAGAGAGGCCTTTTctcttcatcctaccacagagaccaAGTCTTGGGGCCCAGTGACCCCTGAACTGAGACAGAATTATCCACATCAGAAAAGGGGTGTACCATCTTCTTGTCCTTCGAACCTCATCTCTTATAGAGGTCTGTGTGGCTCCCAGGACAAAGTGGTGAGTCCCAAGGAGAGCCCTGGTGACTGTATGGACAgagtgaaaatagaaaaagactCAGGGCTCAGCAGCACCTCAGCCAGCTCTGAGGAAGGGTTTAGCACCCCAGAAGTGGCCAGTAGCGTTAGCAGTGACTTTACAGCGAGCTCTCCAGAAGACAGATCTTCACAGGAAACCATGGACTGTGGTGAGCAGTTACTTGGAATGGACTGCCATCTTTCAGGTACAGGACACCATTTGAAGCAAGAAGATAGCAAATATAAATGTACAGCTTTGCCTCCACCAACTCCTCACTCTTCCTCAAACGCTAAGCGTGTCAAGACGGAAGAAAGGCCTTCAAATACTGACATTCCTCCAAGGTTGCTTGATACTCAGAACACCTCAGCAGCTCAGGTTGATGTAGCTgtgaaaattaataagaaaatagtGCTCCTGAACTTTTCTATGAGTTCCTTAGCTAAACGGATGAAACAGTTACAGCACCAGAAGCAGCAGAATGAAAGTGAGCAGAGTTACAGGAAATTTAGGGCCAAGATTTGCCCTGGAGAAAATCAAGCGGCAGAAGATGAACTCAGAAAAGAGATTAG TAAATCAATGTTTGCAGAGATGGAGATCTTGGGTCAATTTAACCTGGGATTTATAATAACCAAACTGAAGGAGGACCTCTTCCTGGTGGACCAGCATGCTGCGGACGAGAAGTACAACTTTGAGATGCTGCAGCAGCACACTGTGCTCCAGGTGCAGAGGCTTATCAC GCCCCAGACTCTGAACTTAACCGCTGTCAATGAAGCTGTGCTGATAGAAAATCTGGAAATATTCAGAAAGAATGGCTTTGATTTTGTCATTGATGAGGATG ctccAGTCACTGAAAGAGCTAAATTGATTTCCTTGCCAACTAGTAAAAACTGGACCTTTGGACCCCAAGACATAGATGAACTGATCTTTATGCTAAGTGACAGCCCTGGGGTCATGTGCCGGCCCTCAAGAGTCAGGCAGATGTTTGCTTCTCGAGCCTGTCGGAAGTCT GTGATGATTGGAACTGCTCTCAATACAAAGGAGATGAAGAAGCTCATCACCCACATGGGTGAGATGGACCACCCCTGGAACTGTCCCCATGGAAGGCCAACCATGAGGCACATTGCAAATCTGGATGTCATTTCTCAGAAGTGA
- the Pms2 gene encoding mismatch repair endonuclease PMS2 isoform X2 yields MEQTEGASTELAKAIRPIDGKSVHQICSGQVVLSLSTAVKELIENSVDAGATSIDIRLKDYGVDLIEVSDNGCGVEEENFEGLALKHHTSKIQEFADLTQVETFGFRGEALSSLCALSDVTISTCHVSASIGTRLVLDHNGKITQKTPYPRPKGTTVSVQHLFYTLPVRHKEFQRNIKKEYAKMVQVLQAYCVISTGIRVSCTNQLGQGKRQPVVGTSGSSSMKENIGSVFGQKQLQSLIPFVQLPPSDSVCEEYGLSPSKTPHNLFHISGFISHCTHGTGRSSTDRQFFFINQRPCDPAKVSKLVNEVYHMYNRHQYPCVVLNISVDSECVDINVTPDKRQILLQEEKLLLAILKTSLIGMFDSDANKLNVNQQSLLDIEGNLVKMHTEEIEKPVSGKQDNSLKITADEKRVASISRLREAFSLHPTTETKSWGPVTPELRQNYPHQKRGVPSSCPSNLISYRGLCGSQDKVVSPKESPGDCMDRVKIEKDSGLSSTSASSEEGFSTPEVASSVSSDFTASSPEDRSSQETMDCGEQLLGMDCHLSGTGHHLKQEDSKYKCTALPPPTPHSSSNAKRVKTEERPSNTDIPPRLLDTQNTSAAQVDVAVKINKKIVLLNFSMSSLAKRMKQLQHQKQQNESEQSYRKFRAKICPGENQAAEDELRKEISKSMFAEMEILGQFNLGFIITKLKEDLFLVDQHAADEKYNFEMLQQHTVLQVQRLITPQTLNLTAVNEAVLIENLEIFRKNGFDFVIDEDAPVTERAKLISLPTSKNWTFGPQDIDELIFMLSDSPGVMCRPSRVRQMFASRACRKSVMIGTALNTKEMKKLITHMGEMDHPWNCPHGRPTMRHIANLDVISQK; encoded by the exons ATGGAGCAAACCGAGGGCGCGAG TACAGAACTTGCTAAGGCCATCAGGCCTATTGATGGGAAGTCAGTCCATCAAATTTGTTCTGGGCAGGTGGTACTCAGTTTAAGCACTGCTGTGAAGGAGCTGATAGAAAACAGTGTGGATGCTGGTGCTACCAGTATTG aTATAAGGCTTAAAGACTATGGGGTGGACCTCATTGAAGTTTCAGACAATGGATGTGgggtagaagaagaaaactttgAAGGTCTAG CTCTGAAACATCACACTTCTAAGATACAAGAGTTTGCCGACCTGACTCAGGTTGAAACTTTTGGCTTTCGGGGGGAAGCTCTGAGCTCACTGTGTGCACTGAG TGATGTCACTATATCTACCTGCCATGTGTCTGCAAGCATTGGGACTCGACTGGTGTTAGATCACAATGGGAAAATCACCCAGAAAACTCCCTACCCACGACCCAAAGGAACAACAGTCAGCGTGCAGCACTTGTTTTATACACTACCTGTGCGTCACAAAGAATTTCAAAGGAATATTAAAAAG GAGTATGCCAAGATGGTCCAGGTCTTACAGGCATACTGTGTCATTTCAACAGGCATCCGTGTAAGTTGCACTAATCAGCTTGGACAAGGAAAACGACAACCTGTGGTGGGCACAAGCGGAAGCTCCAGCATGAAGGAAAATATCGGCTCTGTGTTTGGACAGAAGCAG TTGCAAAGCCTCATTCCTTTTGTTCAGCTGCCCCCTAGTGACTCTGTTTGTGAAGAGTATGGCCTGAGCCCTTCTAAGACTCCACATAATCTTTTCCA CATTTCAGGCTTCATTTCACACTGTACACATGGAACTGGAAGGAGCTCCACAGACAGACAGTTTTTCTTCATCAATCAGCGTCCTTGTGACCCTGCAAAG GTCTCTAAACTTGTAAATGAGGTTTATCACATGTATAATCGACATCAGTATCCATGTGTTGTTCTTAACATTTCCGTTGATTCAG AATGTGTTGATATTAATGTGACTCCAGATAAAAGGCAAATTTTACTACAGGAGGAGAAGCTTTTGCTGGCAATTTTAAAGACCTCCTTGATAGGAATGTTCGACAGCGATGCAAACAAGCTTAATGTCAACCAGCAGTCACTGCTGGACATTGAAG GTAACTTAGTAAAGATGCacacagaagaaatagaaaagccTGTGTCAGGAAAGCAAGATAATTCATTGAAGATCACAGCAGATGAGAAAAGGGTAGCATCCATTTCCAGGCTGAGAGAGGCCTTTTctcttcatcctaccacagagaccaAGTCTTGGGGCCCAGTGACCCCTGAACTGAGACAGAATTATCCACATCAGAAAAGGGGTGTACCATCTTCTTGTCCTTCGAACCTCATCTCTTATAGAGGTCTGTGTGGCTCCCAGGACAAAGTGGTGAGTCCCAAGGAGAGCCCTGGTGACTGTATGGACAgagtgaaaatagaaaaagactCAGGGCTCAGCAGCACCTCAGCCAGCTCTGAGGAAGGGTTTAGCACCCCAGAAGTGGCCAGTAGCGTTAGCAGTGACTTTACAGCGAGCTCTCCAGAAGACAGATCTTCACAGGAAACCATGGACTGTGGTGAGCAGTTACTTGGAATGGACTGCCATCTTTCAGGTACAGGACACCATTTGAAGCAAGAAGATAGCAAATATAAATGTACAGCTTTGCCTCCACCAACTCCTCACTCTTCCTCAAACGCTAAGCGTGTCAAGACGGAAGAAAGGCCTTCAAATACTGACATTCCTCCAAGGTTGCTTGATACTCAGAACACCTCAGCAGCTCAGGTTGATGTAGCTgtgaaaattaataagaaaatagtGCTCCTGAACTTTTCTATGAGTTCCTTAGCTAAACGGATGAAACAGTTACAGCACCAGAAGCAGCAGAATGAAAGTGAGCAGAGTTACAGGAAATTTAGGGCCAAGATTTGCCCTGGAGAAAATCAAGCGGCAGAAGATGAACTCAGAAAAGAGATTAG TAAATCAATGTTTGCAGAGATGGAGATCTTGGGTCAATTTAACCTGGGATTTATAATAACCAAACTGAAGGAGGACCTCTTCCTGGTGGACCAGCATGCTGCGGACGAGAAGTACAACTTTGAGATGCTGCAGCAGCACACTGTGCTCCAGGTGCAGAGGCTTATCAC GCCCCAGACTCTGAACTTAACCGCTGTCAATGAAGCTGTGCTGATAGAAAATCTGGAAATATTCAGAAAGAATGGCTTTGATTTTGTCATTGATGAGGATG ctccAGTCACTGAAAGAGCTAAATTGATTTCCTTGCCAACTAGTAAAAACTGGACCTTTGGACCCCAAGACATAGATGAACTGATCTTTATGCTAAGTGACAGCCCTGGGGTCATGTGCCGGCCCTCAAGAGTCAGGCAGATGTTTGCTTCTCGAGCCTGTCGGAAGTCT GTGATGATTGGAACTGCTCTCAATACAAAGGAGATGAAGAAGCTCATCACCCACATGGGTGAGATGGACCACCCCTGGAACTGTCCCCATGGAAGGCCAACCATGAGGCACATTGCAAATCTGGATGTCATTTCTCAGAAGTGA
- the Pms2 gene encoding mismatch repair endonuclease PMS2 isoform X3: MKENIGSVFGQKQLQSLIPFVQLPPSDSVCEEYGLSPSKTPHNLFHISGFISHCTHGTGRSSTDRQFFFINQRPCDPAKVSKLVNEVYHMYNRHQYPCVVLNISVDSECVDINVTPDKRQILLQEEKLLLAILKTSLIGMFDSDANKLNVNQQSLLDIEGNLVKMHTEEIEKPVSGKQDNSLKITADEKRVASISRLREAFSLHPTTETKSWGPVTPELRQNYPHQKRGVPSSCPSNLISYRGLCGSQDKVVSPKESPGDCMDRVKIEKDSGLSSTSASSEEGFSTPEVASSVSSDFTASSPEDRSSQETMDCGEQLLGMDCHLSGTGHHLKQEDSKYKCTALPPPTPHSSSNAKRVKTEERPSNTDIPPRLLDTQNTSAAQVDVAVKINKKIVLLNFSMSSLAKRMKQLQHQKQQNESEQSYRKFRAKICPGENQAAEDELRKEISKSMFAEMEILGQFNLGFIITKLKEDLFLVDQHAADEKYNFEMLQQHTVLQVQRLITPQTLNLTAVNEAVLIENLEIFRKNGFDFVIDEDAPVTERAKLISLPTSKNWTFGPQDIDELIFMLSDSPGVMCRPSRVRQMFASRACRKSVMIGTALNTKEMKKLITHMGEMDHPWNCPHGRPTMRHIANLDVISQK; the protein is encoded by the exons ATGAAGGAAAATATCGGCTCTGTGTTTGGACAGAAGCAG TTGCAAAGCCTCATTCCTTTTGTTCAGCTGCCCCCTAGTGACTCTGTTTGTGAAGAGTATGGCCTGAGCCCTTCTAAGACTCCACATAATCTTTTCCA CATTTCAGGCTTCATTTCACACTGTACACATGGAACTGGAAGGAGCTCCACAGACAGACAGTTTTTCTTCATCAATCAGCGTCCTTGTGACCCTGCAAAG GTCTCTAAACTTGTAAATGAGGTTTATCACATGTATAATCGACATCAGTATCCATGTGTTGTTCTTAACATTTCCGTTGATTCAG AATGTGTTGATATTAATGTGACTCCAGATAAAAGGCAAATTTTACTACAGGAGGAGAAGCTTTTGCTGGCAATTTTAAAGACCTCCTTGATAGGAATGTTCGACAGCGATGCAAACAAGCTTAATGTCAACCAGCAGTCACTGCTGGACATTGAAG GTAACTTAGTAAAGATGCacacagaagaaatagaaaagccTGTGTCAGGAAAGCAAGATAATTCATTGAAGATCACAGCAGATGAGAAAAGGGTAGCATCCATTTCCAGGCTGAGAGAGGCCTTTTctcttcatcctaccacagagaccaAGTCTTGGGGCCCAGTGACCCCTGAACTGAGACAGAATTATCCACATCAGAAAAGGGGTGTACCATCTTCTTGTCCTTCGAACCTCATCTCTTATAGAGGTCTGTGTGGCTCCCAGGACAAAGTGGTGAGTCCCAAGGAGAGCCCTGGTGACTGTATGGACAgagtgaaaatagaaaaagactCAGGGCTCAGCAGCACCTCAGCCAGCTCTGAGGAAGGGTTTAGCACCCCAGAAGTGGCCAGTAGCGTTAGCAGTGACTTTACAGCGAGCTCTCCAGAAGACAGATCTTCACAGGAAACCATGGACTGTGGTGAGCAGTTACTTGGAATGGACTGCCATCTTTCAGGTACAGGACACCATTTGAAGCAAGAAGATAGCAAATATAAATGTACAGCTTTGCCTCCACCAACTCCTCACTCTTCCTCAAACGCTAAGCGTGTCAAGACGGAAGAAAGGCCTTCAAATACTGACATTCCTCCAAGGTTGCTTGATACTCAGAACACCTCAGCAGCTCAGGTTGATGTAGCTgtgaaaattaataagaaaatagtGCTCCTGAACTTTTCTATGAGTTCCTTAGCTAAACGGATGAAACAGTTACAGCACCAGAAGCAGCAGAATGAAAGTGAGCAGAGTTACAGGAAATTTAGGGCCAAGATTTGCCCTGGAGAAAATCAAGCGGCAGAAGATGAACTCAGAAAAGAGATTAG TAAATCAATGTTTGCAGAGATGGAGATCTTGGGTCAATTTAACCTGGGATTTATAATAACCAAACTGAAGGAGGACCTCTTCCTGGTGGACCAGCATGCTGCGGACGAGAAGTACAACTTTGAGATGCTGCAGCAGCACACTGTGCTCCAGGTGCAGAGGCTTATCAC GCCCCAGACTCTGAACTTAACCGCTGTCAATGAAGCTGTGCTGATAGAAAATCTGGAAATATTCAGAAAGAATGGCTTTGATTTTGTCATTGATGAGGATG ctccAGTCACTGAAAGAGCTAAATTGATTTCCTTGCCAACTAGTAAAAACTGGACCTTTGGACCCCAAGACATAGATGAACTGATCTTTATGCTAAGTGACAGCCCTGGGGTCATGTGCCGGCCCTCAAGAGTCAGGCAGATGTTTGCTTCTCGAGCCTGTCGGAAGTCT GTGATGATTGGAACTGCTCTCAATACAAAGGAGATGAAGAAGCTCATCACCCACATGGGTGAGATGGACCACCCCTGGAACTGTCCCCATGGAAGGCCAACCATGAGGCACATTGCAAATCTGGATGTCATTTCTCAGAAGTGA